In Zingiber officinale cultivar Zhangliang chromosome 1A, Zo_v1.1, whole genome shotgun sequence, the DNA window agtgagtgaagctagctaatggaagttctagtgagtgaagttaagcaACTTTAGGGAGGTAACcataggtaatgagaagtcttggaagaGTAAACTCTAAGTATGTGTGACCGATTGATTTCCAGTCGATGACTTGGGTTGACCAGACTAGTAAATTCTTAATACTGTTAACACTATTTTACTTTACtgttttatatctattgtgctaacttagtATTGCAGGTAAGTCTTAGTAGATAAGATTCATCAAACACTAATTAAGCAGGTcaaagaaagtccaaacaggtctggaggaccagatgtttggcagataagtggaggtaagcactgGAGGAAAGAGATCCAATAAGGATGCATTCCCCGTTAAGGGAATAGTAGGTGctggtccaacttagatccatttcgaagtctaagttgagaccatGATTAGATCCTCATCTTGGTAAGATatgatctaagtcataaatttattttattcatgtACTAAATCTGCTTTTCATGATATCTTTGGTAtttagactaacatgttttgcaagaGCTAAAATGCACAAGTTTGCCTCTGATGAACAATGctcgaggcgccttggagctcAATAGAAGCGCCCTAGATAGggtggaggtgccctcgtgcagatAAGTTTTGAAGATAACGTTTCGCTGAAGGGAGGCACCCTGGAgcgcattggaggcacctcagagctgatggaggtgccctcgtgcggATAAAGACCGAAGGGTGCAGATCGGATaagtgctgctggaggcgccATGGACCcttagaggcacctccaacactatTTATAAGGAATATTCGGTCAACAACTTTATTATTCATTTCTTCTATGCTTCAAGCTCCGTTACAGTTCCAAAACGACGAAACTCTGCCACATTCAAGCCTCGACGATGCAAGAATGGCACGACGTCGCTACGTGCTCAAACGAGTCTAGACTTGGATAACGTGAGTCTGttagatttttttcttttagaatttctTTACTTTTTTTACAAGTTAGGAATTGTAATCTATATATTaagatttctttcctttatttggaTCTTAGAGTCTAGAATCTATCTAAACATTTGTTTAGCTATCTGAGAAATAATActcaattattaaataatttattttttcataaaaaattggAACACAACGATTATATgttcttgtcttctcctcaatCTCCCCTTTGGTAAACCTATAGGATAATCGTTATCCAACTCGGTGTAAGTCATGaaggattgaaacttgacaagaatgaagtccaagtagatcaaggttgaccagactttAACAATGATGGAAGTCATGATAGGTCATAGAGAGTCGGATGTTTGGCAATGATGAAGTCCTGATAAGTAAAAATTGATCAGATGTTAGGCATGAGACAAGAAGTCTAAATAGATTAAGGAGGAATGAATGTTTGACAATGGCAAAGTCTTGGCAAattaagattgaccggatgttaagCATGAAACATGAAATCTTGTCAAGTCCAAGTTGATTGGATGATATACAGATGAAATTCTAACATGTCAAAAtagatcggatgctaggcaagtAAAGTCCTAGTACGTTAAAGTCAATCAGATACTAAACAAGAATAAAACCTTAGTAAGTCGAGGTTGACATTTACTAATTATATAAGTTCTAGAGACATGAGAGTTCCTTGACATAAAAGAATTCTATGTGAACTGAATTTTCAGCGATGTAAAAAGTTCATCAGTCGACTATATGGAGACAACAATTGATTACTATGAATAGTATTTTGAATTCAATTGCAGCACTCGACTATTTTagcatcaatcgattgatggtaATAAGTGTAGACTATTGTGGTCAAAGCTAAGTTGGAAAGAGTTGTTTTGCACGTGCAACATGTGAACACAATCGGCTGTTAGGCAAAAATTAACCCCAATCTAAAaactataaaggaaagatttcaTGGAGAATTTCAAAGTCAATTCTTAAATACTTTGTATAGGGAAGTATGGTTGTATTCTAGACTTTCAAGAGAATTCAAAAAAATCAACAACGATGTAAAGTATTTTATTTGCATTGTGCATCTTTTCTATTGtatctttgtttttgtttttgttgctTGTATAAAAATAGACGTGTAAGAGATTTCTTTATCTTCTGAAGTTCTCCAACAAGGAAAAAGATTATGATTAACTACTAGGACGCTAGGTTGTAAAGTAGGAATCAAGGGTATTGAACCACATAAAATCTTGTGTTCTTGTacttatgtttttcttttttgtgtttatttttattgcatatgaatCTTTTGTAGACAAGCACATGAATGAAATTATgaatcactattcacccctctagcgacATCATCGGTCATAATATTTTATAGATAAGATGGATTAAAGTATTTActctttatttgattttttttattttcaatattaaattaaataactttgtaagtcattcaatatcttaTTTTTCTAAGCGCTTTCATATCTCTAATGGAATATCATCTCgttttatcatttttaaaaatttatcctatttaatgtctattctatttctaaaatttaattttttcaataaaaatttaaatttctatactccttTAACATGCTTAAATTATCTAAACAAAATTAGTCCTTTAAATCCTGATCAAAAAGTTATTAAAAAATATCTCATCTAtcactcttttatttttcttattctttATTAGTAGTTAATTGGATTCTGATCTTTAATGAATCTTAGTATTTGAATCGCCATGAGTTTCTACTAATATTTGCTTACGTATCCTCTCCTTaaagtttctttattttttatgtttaacaTCTTCATGTATATTTTTCTACTGCTAATATTATATTTGAGATACATATCTAACATCATTAACTTAAGTTaggtagttaagttttctccaaaataatTTTACCATCTTTAGAATTTTTTATCCTCTTCCTAAGTATAAAAAAactcaatttaaaatttattattcctACTTTGGTTTCAACTAATTAGATGTTCTtctcttttgaaaaatatattaattattattagtTTTTATGTTATAATGAAATCTAATATATATTTACCTTCTTCGTTTcttgtttaaaattaaactatttGTTTTTTACTCATAGTTAATTATTTAAATCTCCTCCAGTCAAACTTATCTAGTTTGTCAAAATTTTGTATACTGCCTTATATAGGTTTTTACACAATTAACATATTAATTTTGAGGTTGGTCTAATGGAGACTCATGCCAACATTCTTAGGCTATTTAATGCATCGTAGCTGAAATTCAAACTTTAAATTTAATATAGGAggattcattaattttttttataattttcagattttttgatattttagatttgttttatttctatcttttacttttaaaatttttaaactgtttaaaatacttttattttcTATTAGGATTTTTTACTTTCTAGGATTTTTCCTTAACAAGAGAATATTTGTATATTTAACACTATATGGAAATTCTTAGAGATATTCTTACCTTAACAAAAAGAATAGAAAAAATGTTTTTTTCGAGACTTGCATTCAAATTCTACAATGTATTTCATTTAAAATATCTTAGATTAGTATAATAATTTGATAAATTCATATATGGATTCTACAATGTATTTCTTTTAAAATATCTTAGATTAGTATAATAATTTGATAAATTCTTATATAATATTTCTttagaaaaatatattaattattataagTTTTTATGTTATAATGAAATCTAATATGCCAAAATTTTGTATACTGTCTTATATAAGTTTTTACACAATTAACATATTCATCTTGGAACTGATCTAATGGATACTCATGCCAACATTCCTAAGCCGTCAATGCATCGTAATTGATATTCAAACTTTAGATGTGATATAGGAGAAttcattgatttttttatttctattttttttttaatattttttttaaatttttacaatatttttacTTTCTAGGATTTTTCCTTAACAGGAGAACATTTGTATATTTAAAACTATATTAAAATTATTAGTGATATTCTTACCTTACAAAAAGAACATTGGTATATTTAACACTACATTAAAATTCCTATTCTTTTCCAGACTTGCATTCGGATTCTTGCTTCACCTCCGCGTTCTAAGGAATATGCTCCAAAAAATATATACAGAATCAGACATTTAAAACACCATTATTCTttgttttcattaaaaaaaaaaaagacgctGCATACAAAATGTTTATAACATCAAACACTACCTACATAAGCAATTGATTATAGACTTGCTACAATGATTATAGACTCACTAATTAATGGAGCTTGAGGGAGGCTGCCAATATAATCTGACAGAAGTCTTGTCGATGCTAAAGGAAATCGCACAATTCAGAATTTTTCTGAACCAATTTCGTTCCGAAAACATTTGCGGAAGGTACATTGGCAGAGGGGAGGCAGAAAATATTTGCGAATTACTTTCATGAAGCTGTTTCAAATAGTAAAGGAATCGATATGGAATTATATCGTCACCTGTAAAGTCATCTGTAAAATATATAGAATTAGGCGCCAAATGTGGAAAATCACAAGCAGAAAGGCAAAGTGCGTCGCCGCCGcctaagaagatgaagatgatcaAGTCTCCCAAGTCCTTGGCTTCTAGTCTGATACTTAGACTCTCATTATCCACCACCACCCTGCTGTCGCCTAAGGAGATAATAAACTCCTCTCCCAAGTCCATCGTTTTTTCTAGTCTTTTACTTGGCCTCTCCTCATCATCTATCACCCTGTGAACCTTGACAGACATGGTCTTGGAAAAATTTTGATTTCTCTCCCTCCAAATACTCAAAAGATCCCCTCGAGGAGTCTCAAGCAAGTAGTGTAGGTCGTCACGATGTAGTGCTCGATCGACCACTCTAAATCTGGGCATTTCGCCATGTTCAATTTGGGCCTCCTCGTCGAGATCACAAACATACACTTCTGAAAGTGTGCTCATATACAGTTTACCTTTATGAAAGACCATATTTTCAACTACAATGGATTTCCTTAGCTGGAACCAT includes these proteins:
- the LOC122008903 gene encoding probable F-box protein At4g22060 gives rise to the protein MADSSGWAGLPLDVFSLIFSKLSLPQFLRSAAVCASWSAAVRDLSTRGSYFKFRGQSPWLVLNDNPRGDPSAITFYALDERREYTIPVPEPPISDRLFIGSAHGWIITIDARLRVLLLNPITGAQIDLPRLLPSEDTHPIRDTAGRLIGFRMSKTVSEEHHLKAILSADPSLGDGYTVALIQYFYRRIFFTRSGDEKWFQLRKSIVVENMVFHKGKLYMSTLSEVYVCDLDEEAQIEHGEMPRFRVVDRALHRDDLHYLLETPRGDLLSIWRERNQNFSKTMSVKVHRVIDDEERPSKRLEKTMDLGEEFIISLGDSRVVVDNESLSIRLEAKDLGDLIIFIFLGGGDALCLSACDFPHLAPNSIYFTDDFTGDDIIPYRFLYYLKQLHESNSQIFSASPLPMYLPQMFSERNWFRKILNCAISFSIDKTSVRLYWQPPSSSIN